The Enterobacter huaxiensis sequence GCGTGACGACGCAGAAACGCGGCTGCCCCTTCAAAGCTATGGTAGCTGCACCATGCGCTCATCTGCTGGTAAAGCAGGGATGAAAAAAGCTCTAGGTTCATTTGCGCATTGAGCTTGTCGATCATTTCAGTTTTCAGCATGGTGATGCTCCGGTTTATTATTTCTGGTTCACGATGAGCGTCACTATAATTTGTTATTTAAATATATGCAAAAAGTAAAATAAATATTTGTTTATTTAAAAATACGAATGGGAATAAAACGCATTGGCGCTACTAATATTTAATAATGCGAATTGTTTTTGTTCTTAATTAAACAGACCGCCAGCCATCGCCGGCAGTCTTCATTAATACCATGGATTATTTGCGCTAGGGGTAACGGCGTAACCCATACACTTATACTGGATGGTGACCGTTTCATTCAGGCACAGCGAGCCGCTGATAAGGGTGCAGGTTTTGATCGGCTGGCCAAATGCGGACGCCGTGGCGTACCCCATACTCTGGCAGGCTTTCGCCGCGGTGCCGTTATTCACATACGCATCGGAACGGGCGTTTTGCAGCCACGCCTGGCCGTAGTCGAGGCGGACTATCCCGTTTGTTGCGTCAAGGCTACTGACTTCCGCCTGGCGGTTGATGCTGCACCCCGCGAGCAGCAGGATCGTTCCGGCAACGAAGACTCTTTTCATTGTACGCTCTGAGTGGGAGGAAATAGGCTATCGTACCCGCAGGCGTCCGGCGCAATGCCTGGAATAGCCGGAGGATCTACCCTTTCTCTTTGCAACGGGCTTTTCGCATACGCGAGGCTGTCGAAATTCGTCTGAAAACGAAGAGGCGGTTTGCGAAACTGTGAGCGCATCTTTGTTTTTTAAAACAAGTTTTCACTTAATTTGAAAGCATGTTTATTTGATAGTAAGGTGAAGGTGATAAGGTATCCACAGCGGGATCTCCCGCCACGCATTCAGGAGAGACACGATGAAAATTGCACTGATGATGGAAAACAGCCAGGCAGCTAAAAATGCCATCATCCTTAATGAGTTAAAAACCGTTGCCGATGAGAAAGGTTTCCCGGTCTATAACGTCGGCATGAGCGATGAGAAGGATCACCATCTCACCTATATCCATCTGGGTATTATGGCGAGCATTCTGCTGAACTCCAGAGCCGTTGATTTTGTCGTTACCGGCTGTGGTACCGGGCAGGGCGCCTTGATGTCTCTTAACATCCACCCGGGCGTTATCTGTGGCTACTGCATCGATCCCGCAGACGCGTTCCTGTTTGCGCAGATCAACAACGGTAACGCACTGTCTCTGCCGTTCGCCAAAGGCTTTGGCTGGGGTGCCGAGCTTAACGTGCGCTTTATCTTTGAGAAAGCCTTCACTGGCCGCAACGGCGAAGGGTATCCGCCCGAGCGTAAAGAGCCGCAGGTGCGTAACGCCGGTATTCTCAACCAGGTCAAAGCGGCCGTGGTGAAAGAGAACTACCTGGACACGCTGCGCGCGATCGATCCTGAGCTGGTGAAAACCGCCGTTTCTGGTCAGCGCTTCCAGCAGTGCTTCTTTGAAAACTGCCAGGACAAAGAGATCGAAGCCTTCGTTCGCGCAATTGTAGGCTAACAGGCTAACAGGCTAACAGGCTCCAGGCCGGGCGGCGCAGCGCGCGCCCGGCCTGCTCATGACTTTTTCTCCGAGACCGCACTGCCGGCATTTTTCGTCAGATGTAAGGTGTCAAACATCCCCACCAGGCAAATCAGCGCAATCACCACAAACGCCAGTCGGAAGCTCATACCCGGCAGCGCGGCGAGTCCCGCCGCTTCACCAATCTTCTCCCCGATACGAATGCCAATCGCGCCCAGCGTAATCCCGAGCCCCACGGCCAGCTGCGTTGCGGTTGAAAAAAGCGTGTTGGCATAGCTCATCTGCGCCGACGGCACGTCGGCAAAAGCGAGGGTACTGACCGCCGTAAACTGAATCGAACGGAAAACGCCGCCCAGATAGAGGATGAGCATAATCAGCCATACGGGGGTGTCAGGGGTGAGGAAGGCGCATGCCAGCAGTGCCAGCACGTTCAGCGCGCCGTTGATCAGCAGCAGACGCTTAAAGCCTAAGGTGCGAATGAGGGGCGTGGTGGCGGGTTTGATGGTGAGGTTCCCGACGAACACGGCCAGCACCAGCAGGCCGGAGTGGAATGCATCCATGCCAAACCCCACCTGAAACATAAGCGGTAGCAGAAAGGGAACGGCGCTGATGGAGGCGCGGAACAACGAACCGCCGTACATCGTGACGCGAAACGTTGGAACCTGCATTGCGTCCAGCCGGATCATTGGCCACTCTGTTCGCCGGAAATGTCGCAGGGCGTAGGCCAGGGCCGCCGCGCCGACGCAAAACAGAAAAGCCGTTAATCCCGCCTGAACGTGCTGCCCGCCCATCGACTCCATGGCGTAAACCAGGCAGACCATTGCAAGGGTGGTGGCGACAAAGCCGGGTAAATCAAACGGGCGTCGCGCATCCTCGTGCAGGTTCGGGATGATGCGCAGGGCCAGAATAATGGCGACGATCCCCAGCGGCACGTTAATAAAGAAGATCCAGCGCCAGTCGGCGTAGCTTGTAATAAAGCCGCCGAGCGGCGGGCCAATGATGGGCGCGACCAGAGCAGGCCAGGTCAGCGTGGCGATGGCGGTAATCAGCTGATGCTTGGGCGTGGTGCGCAAAACGGCCAGTCGACCGACGGGCACCATCAGCGCGCCGCCCATCCCCTGAAGCACGCGCATCGCGACGAACTGATCGACGGTGGTGGAGAGGCCGCAGAATACGGAGGCCAGCGTGAAAATAGCCAGAGCAAGGGCAAACACCTTCCGCGCGCCGAAGCGGTCTGCTATCCAGCCGCTGGCGGGGATCAGGACCGCAAGGGTGATCAAATAGGCACTGATCCCGATGTTAAGATCCACCGCCTGCACGCCGAAGCTTTTTGCCATGTCGGGCAGGGCGGTGGCAATGACCGTGCCGTCGAGAAACTCCATAAAGAATGCCCCGGCAACCAGCAGCGCTGCGGCCGATAGGCCCCGGCTCTCTTTGCCGGTGATGTTCTCACTCATCTTCATCCTGTCGTATCAAAAAAAAGTATAAAAATTTACTGGAACTTATAAGATGATAACTTACGGATTTATCGTCATTTTTCGTAACATTCCGGCAGCACTGATGGATTTATAACCGTGATGTGTATCACAAAAACATTGATTTTTGTGACGGTGGTCATATTATAAGCGCATTAACAATAACACCTGCATAACACGTTACTGGAGCATCAAATGAAATTGCGCAAAATCCTGAAAAGCATGTGGGCAAACTACTGCAACACGTTTAAAGACGTCCCACCGGGTGCGATGTTCTGATAAAAACCTGCTTCGGCAGGTTTTTTTATGCCTGCGGGCGACGAGAGGGAGATGAAAGGGCGTGCGTTTTGCTACTATGGCCGCCTTTGAATAAGGAGAAACCCATGTCACAAAACCTGAGCGCCGATCAGGAGCTGGTGTCTGACGTCGTCGCATGCCAGTTGGTTATCAAACAAATCCTTGATGTGATTGACGTTATCGCGCCCGTTGAAGTGCGCGAAAAAATGTCTACCCAACTGAAAAATATCGATTTCACCAGCCATCCTGCTGCGGCTGACCCGGTTACGCTCCGCGCGATCCAGAAAGCTATCGCGCTGATTGAACTGAGATTCACGCCGCAGGGTGAGTCTCACTAAAATAAACCGATGTTTTGAATTTAGAAACACTTTTCTGAGAAAACGTCGAAGGGCGACAGCGCCTGTCGCCCCTGACCCTTCAGAAGAAGGTTTGCACCAGCAGGTAGCTCGCGGCGCACGCGCAGCTCACGCCAATCAGCCCTGGCAGAATAAAGCTGTGGTTGATGATAAATTTGCCGATGCGGGTGGTGCCTGAACGGTCAAAGCCGATGCAGGCCAGATCGCTCGGGTAGGTCGGCAGCACAAAGTATCCGTAAGAGGCCGGGAAGAACGCGATCAGCATTTTCGGTTCAATTCCCAGCATGAGCCCCATCGGCGCGACGGCCGTTAACGCGGCAGCCTGGCTGTTCACCAGCTTTGATACCAGGAAAAGCACAATCGCATAGGTCCACGGATGGCTTTTCACCACCCCTTCCAGCGCCATTTTGAGCTCGTCGAGGTGCGCCTGGAAAAAGGTATCGCTCATCCACGCTACCCCAAATACCGAGAAGATCGCCACCATTCCCGCTTTGAATACCGCACCGTTGGAAATGGCTGAGGCTTTTACCTTACAGGCCATCAGCATTACCGCACCCGCAATAAGCATCATCATCTGAATGACCAGGTTCATCGACAGCGCGGTCAATTTACCTTTCACGTCAAAAGCCGGACGCAGATCAGGCAGTGCCCCCAGCAGCACCACAACGGCGATCCCGGCGAAGAAGATCCACGTTGACCAGTAGGCCTGTTTGGGAAAACGCTGATCCATTAACGTTTCTGTCCCGCCGTAGATAAACTCGCGCTGCTTCGGATCCTTCAGCTTCTCCTGGAACTCCACGTCATCGGCCAACTCTTTCCCGCGACGCAAACTCCACACCGCCGCCACGGCAACGCCGAACAGCGACGCCGGAACGGACACGGCAAGAATTTCGAGGATCCCCCATGCGTGGCCAATTCCGTGCTGTGCGCCGAGAATAGAGACCAGCGATACGACCGCAACGGAAACCGGGGAGGCGGTGATTGCCATCTGCGAGGCGATTGACGCCACGGCCATCGGGCGTTCCGGGCGGATCCCTTTTTTCAGCGCGATATCCGCAATAATGGGGAACATGGTGTAGACAACGTGCCCCGTCCCGCACAGAAAAGTCAGCATCCAGGTCGTGAAGGGGGCGAGAAGGGTAATGTGCTGGGGATGTTTTCGCAGCAGACGCTCTGCGAACTGCATCATCACGTTCAGCCCGCCGGCGGTCTGCAGGGTTGCCGCGCAGCCAATGACCGCGAGGATAGTGAGCATCACGTCCACCGGCGGTTTACCGGGCTGCAGGCCAAAAACAAAACTCAAAATAAACAGGCCGATCCCGCTAATTAACCCCAGCCCCATTCCGCCAAAGCGTGTTCCTACTAGCAGACAGGCAATAATGACAATAAACTCAATGGTGATCATGATGCTCCCTCGTCAACGATAATGTAATTATTCAAATCATTACACGTTGCAAGGTTATTCATTGGGAGCGAGATCTGATTTGTTAAATATCAGGAAAAGCAGGGGGTTGGTGGCCTGCTCCCGGCGGAAGCAGGCGCTAAGGGCTTAGTGGTGTTGCACCGTGGCGATGTCGAGCAGATGACGATCGGTCTGCTCAGGGCACAGACCCGCGCGCCTGGCGTTGCGGATCTCATCGGCCAGCGCCTTGAGCAGCATGCCGTCCTGCTGTTGCTCTTTGTCCATATCCCGTAAGAATTTCAGCGTTTTGCTGTCATGCTGTGCCTGGGCTTCATCGGCCAGCTTGCTGAGCGTACTGCAGCGTTGCTCGTACTCTTCAAGGGTTTTCTGGAACAGTTCTTCCAGAGAAGAGTAGTCATCGTTGATGGTAGCCAGTTCTTTAACGGTGGGATTCGCCCCGGCCGCTTTCATAAAGTTGAAAACGCGCATCATATGCGTGACGTTGCTTTGCGCCTGTGAGCGAAAAAAGGTGGCCGTACCGTTGAGGCTGTTTTCAGAACACCATGCGCTCAAATGAAGGTGCAGATTTGAGGCATAGAACTCCAGGTTCAACTGGGCATTAAGTTTTTGCATCATCGTTTGGGTAGCCATACAAATATCCTTATTAACTGTGGGACGCGTGGTCCGCTGCTTAACCTGACCCGGCAGGTACTACGATTGATTGGCAGAAATTTCATTTCTGCGCTGAATAAAGTCGACCGAATATTCACTTCCTGTGTTCGATATAAATAAGCATACCCTTGTCTGTGGTCTAAGAAAACTCTTAATAAGGCTGTGTTTACCATACATTACAAAAATTAATATAGTACATAAAATCAAATGCGTGGACATGAAAAGATATTTTTATAACTAATTGATGTTATTGTCTTTCTGCTGTTTAGGTTAACTAATTTACGGTCGTGAATTATTAGGCGGCAGGATATTCTGCGAATGCGCTAAAACAGGATTAATTATCTAAGATATATTTTCTTTCTCTGAAATTGCGCCAAATCAATTTCTGCTAAATACCCATTTTTGTGATCGCTACGGAAGACTGTAGCCTGTTGCTTTGTAAAAATGAAACGATGTTTTATAACTGTTTATCATGAGGTCAACGATGGCAAAAGTGGCGGTGCTTCTGGCACCTGGTTTCGAAGAGGCTGAGGCAATTATCATTATCGATATCCTGCGCCGTTTGCAGATTGAGGTGGAAACCCTGGCCTGCGCGGAGTCCCGCGCGGTGGTGAGTTACCATAACATTCCAATGGTGGCAGACAGTACGTTAGCAGAGCGCATCGATACCCTGTATGACGCCGTGGTATTGCCCGGTGGGCCGCAGGGGAGCGTGAACCTGGCGGCTAGCCGCGATGCGATAAGATTTGTGACGGCGCATGACGAGAGCGGAAAGCTGATTTGTCCCATCTGCTCCGCGGCAGCGCGCGTGTTGGGCGGCAACGGCCTGCTGAAGGGGCGCCGCTACGTCTGCTCGGGAGAGTTATGGGAAACGGTCACCGACGGGGAATATGTTGATGCGCCGGTTGTTGAAGATCAAAACCTGATCAGCGGCAAAGGTCTGGGCCACGCTTTTGATTTTGCGCTGACCCTTTCTGCTCGCCTTCTGGGTGACGACGCGCCCGTTCGCGATCACGCCGACCACATCTATTACCGCTGGTAATGTTTAGACCGGGCGCTGCGGCGTCCGGCTGTCAGGGATTAGTTAGCTAATCTTATGGATAATTCTGCTTAACCCTCTCTTATTTGTCTGACAAATCCTGTCCTTTTTATGTCATTTTTCGCTGAATTTATGTACGCAATTACTGTAATTCTGCGGTGTGATGGCGCTCTCTTATGGATGATTAATTTCCCGCTAAAACTATCACCAGCACTAACGCTTTTGATGCGCTAACCGCTAATGTCTTGTTTTACGTCCGATTAAATAAGAAGCACGCAATTATTCCCTACAGAAAAGAA is a genomic window containing:
- a CDS encoding DUF2766 family protein, which translates into the protein MSQNLSADQELVSDVVACQLVIKQILDVIDVIAPVEVREKMSTQLKNIDFTSHPAAADPVTLRAIQKAIALIELRFTPQGESH
- a CDS encoding non-heme ferritin-like protein, whose product is MATQTMMQKLNAQLNLEFYASNLHLHLSAWCSENSLNGTATFFRSQAQSNVTHMMRVFNFMKAAGANPTVKELATINDDYSSLEELFQKTLEEYEQRCSTLSKLADEAQAQHDSKTLKFLRDMDKEQQQDGMLLKALADEIRNARRAGLCPEQTDRHLLDIATVQHH
- a CDS encoding anaerobic C4-dicarboxylate transporter, which encodes MITIEFIVIIACLLVGTRFGGMGLGLISGIGLFILSFVFGLQPGKPPVDVMLTILAVIGCAATLQTAGGLNVMMQFAERLLRKHPQHITLLAPFTTWMLTFLCGTGHVVYTMFPIIADIALKKGIRPERPMAVASIASQMAITASPVSVAVVSLVSILGAQHGIGHAWGILEILAVSVPASLFGVAVAAVWSLRRGKELADDVEFQEKLKDPKQREFIYGGTETLMDQRFPKQAYWSTWIFFAGIAVVVLLGALPDLRPAFDVKGKLTALSMNLVIQMMMLIAGAVMLMACKVKASAISNGAVFKAGMVAIFSVFGVAWMSDTFFQAHLDELKMALEGVVKSHPWTYAIVLFLVSKLVNSQAAALTAVAPMGLMLGIEPKMLIAFFPASYGYFVLPTYPSDLACIGFDRSGTTRIGKFIINHSFILPGLIGVSCACAASYLLVQTFF
- a CDS encoding MFS transporter, with protein sequence MSENITGKESRGLSAAALLVAGAFFMEFLDGTVIATALPDMAKSFGVQAVDLNIGISAYLITLAVLIPASGWIADRFGARKVFALALAIFTLASVFCGLSTTVDQFVAMRVLQGMGGALMVPVGRLAVLRTTPKHQLITAIATLTWPALVAPIIGPPLGGFITSYADWRWIFFINVPLGIVAIILALRIIPNLHEDARRPFDLPGFVATTLAMVCLVYAMESMGGQHVQAGLTAFLFCVGAAALAYALRHFRRTEWPMIRLDAMQVPTFRVTMYGGSLFRASISAVPFLLPLMFQVGFGMDAFHSGLLVLAVFVGNLTIKPATTPLIRTLGFKRLLLINGALNVLALLACAFLTPDTPVWLIMLILYLGGVFRSIQFTAVSTLAFADVPSAQMSYANTLFSTATQLAVGLGITLGAIGIRIGEKIGEAAGLAALPGMSFRLAFVVIALICLVGMFDTLHLTKNAGSAVSEKKS
- a CDS encoding DJ-1/PfpI family protein: MAKVAVLLAPGFEEAEAIIIIDILRRLQIEVETLACAESRAVVSYHNIPMVADSTLAERIDTLYDAVVLPGGPQGSVNLAASRDAIRFVTAHDESGKLICPICSAAARVLGGNGLLKGRRYVCSGELWETVTDGEYVDAPVVEDQNLISGKGLGHAFDFALTLSARLLGDDAPVRDHADHIYYRW
- a CDS encoding RpiB/LacA/LacB family sugar-phosphate isomerase is translated as MKIALMMENSQAAKNAIILNELKTVADEKGFPVYNVGMSDEKDHHLTYIHLGIMASILLNSRAVDFVVTGCGTGQGALMSLNIHPGVICGYCIDPADAFLFAQINNGNALSLPFAKGFGWGAELNVRFIFEKAFTGRNGEGYPPERKEPQVRNAGILNQVKAAVVKENYLDTLRAIDPELVKTAVSGQRFQQCFFENCQDKEIEAFVRAIVG
- the yecR gene encoding YecR family lipoprotein, giving the protein MKRVFVAGTILLLAGCSINRQAEVSSLDATNGIVRLDYGQAWLQNARSDAYVNNGTAAKACQSMGYATASAFGQPIKTCTLISGSLCLNETVTIQYKCMGYAVTPSANNPWY
- the azuC gene encoding stress response protein AzuC produces the protein MKLRKILKSMWANYCNTFKDVPPGAMF